A window of the Emys orbicularis isolate rEmyOrb1 chromosome 1, rEmyOrb1.hap1, whole genome shotgun sequence genome harbors these coding sequences:
- the ATN1 gene encoding atrophin-1 produces the protein MFSSNWAKENGGPTPKRMKTRQNKDSMSMRSGRKKETPGPREELRSRGRASPGGISTSSSDGKTEKSRQTNKKGRVEESCTPKGNKQGRMEEISESEGEDSNAPKKTKTEELPCPQSPSDVDSLDGHSFNDEMSSDPRDIDQDNRSTSPSVYSPGSVENDSDSSSVLSQGPSHSYRHPSLFPQSPPPAPPIDSLARPLEPGFSLAGEVHPQAPAGGYHSQLETQASRIFQAQAPPVPASSSSSSAAHAPLYPTASVVQGGPKATTGGGGLPVPGGREQTLGAKHNPPPTTPISLASVAGGLPPQKTPPGNPLVAPPASAPSFPHVTANLPPPPALRPLNNASTNSNSPGMVGQALSGHLPSPHGMGQDKAPAPPPSRYPYAPPPPSSSAQYPPPPPAQALPSYSASYAHSFPPPSGLSISSQPPKYTQPSLPSQPVWSQGPPPYGRPLGNTSSHPTASFPGQPSQQPPQQHHHHGHGTGAGVSPATAAPPQPPGGYPHPLESGTHHPSHVAYGLRLYPPHSQASYSQAPSASSSSSSSSSSSSQGTYPGVCAHPQGQSPAAYAFPPPPPPSPAHGAGPPVTSASVTLSTVIATMASSSAPYKTVSPPVPPSTVAPYAKRAGSPAPTFQPPAPYKPGSPPSSSTSSFRAATPPGYRMTSSPAAGSYKAPSPAPTAPPLPGGMGAPAPHLPPLPLSAAQIKQEPSEEYEPPESPMPPARSPSPAPKVVDVPSHASQSARFNKHLDRGFNSCSRTDLYFVPLDGSKLAKKRADLVEKVRREAEQKAREEKEREREREREKEREREKERELERSVKMAQEGRPVECSSLGPVAHRPSFEQGSAVATVPPYLGPDTPALRTLSEYARPHVMSPSNRNHPFYVPLGAVDPGLLGYNVPAIYSSDPATRERELREREARERDLRDRDLRERLKPGFEVKPAELEQLHAVPAAAMDPFPRHGGLALQAAPGLHPAFPFHPGLGHLERERLALATGPALRPDMSYAERLAAERQHAERVAALSNDPLARLQMLNVTPHHHQHSHIHSHLHLHQQDAIHAASASVHPLIDPLASGSHLTRIPYPAGTIPNPLLPHPLHENEVLRHQLFAAPYRDLPGSLSAPMSAAHQLQAMHAQSAELQRLALEQQQWLHAHHPLHGVPLPTQEDYYSHLKKESDKPL, from the exons gagCTACCATGTCCCCAGTCTCCCTCGGATGTTGACAGCCTTGATGGTCACAGCTTCAATGATGAGATGAGCAGTGACCCACGGGACATTGACCAGGATAACCGGAGCACCTCGCCCAGTGTCTACAGCCCAGGCAGCGTGGAGAATGACTCAGACTCGTCCTCTGTGCTGTCCCAAGGGCCATCCCACTCCTACCGTCATCCCTCACTGTTCCCCCAGAGTCCCCCACCTGCCCCTCCAATTGACAGCCTAGCCCGTCCACTCGAGCCAGGTTTCAGCCTAGCAGGCGAGGTCCACCCTCAGGCCCCTGCAGGTGGCTACCACTCTCAACTTGAGACTCAGGCATCGAGGATTTTCCAGGCCCAGGCACCACCAGTGcctgcctcctcttcctcttcctctgctgcaCATGCTCCTCTTTATCCCACTGCGAGTGTGGTCCAGGGGGGGCCCAAAGCCACTACTGGAGGGGGGGGCCTCCCAGTGCCGGGAGGGCGTGAACAGACCCTTGGTGCCAAGCACAACCCACCACCCACTACTCCCATCTCCCTGGCCTCTGTGGCAGGGGGGCTACCCCCTCAGAAGACTCCCCCAGGCAACCCCCTGGTAGCACCCCCAGCttctgctccctccttcccccatgtcACAGCCAACCTgcctcccccaccagccctgcgCCCACTGAATAATGCGTCCACCAACTCCAACTCACCTGGGATGGTGGGGCAGGCATTGAGTGGGCACCTCCCATCGCCCCATGGGATGGGGCAGGACAAggcacctgccccacccccctcacgTTACCCCTatgccccccctccacccagctCTTCTGCTCAGTAccctccacctccccctgcccaggccctgcccagctaCAGTGCCTCCTATGCCCACTCTTTCCCCCCACCTAGTGGCCTCtccatctccagccagccccccaaGTACACCCAgccctctctgccctcccagcccGTGTGGAGCCAGGGTCCACCACCCTATGGCCGCCCCCTGGGCAACACCAGctcccaccccactgcctccttCCCTGGCCAGCCCTCCCAGCAGCCACcacagcagcaccaccaccatgGCCATGGCACTGGAGCGGGGGTCTCCCCAGCCAcagcagctcctccccagccACCTGGAGGTTACCCCCACCCCTTGGAGTCAGGCACTCATCACCCTTCACATGTTGCCTATGGGCTACGTCTCTACCCACCCCACAGCCAGGCCTCATACAGCCAGGCTCCTtcagcctcctcttcctcctcctcctcctcctcctcctcttcccagggGACATACCCAGGTGTCTGCGCTCACCCCCAAGGGCAGAGTCCTGCTGCCTACGCCTTCCCTCCGCCACCTCCACCCTCACCTGCGCATGGAGCTGGCCCACCAGTCACCTCTGCCTCTGTCACCCTCTCCACTGTCATAGCCACCATGgcctcctcctcagccccctaCAAGACGGTGTCACCCCCTGTTCCTCCCTCCACTGTGGCCCCCTATGCGAAGCGGGCAGGCTCACCTGCCCCCACATTCCAGCCCCCAGCTCCCTACAAGCCAGGCTCACCCCCTTCTTCCTCCACTTCATCATTCCGTGCAGCCACGCCCCCCGGGTACAGAATGACCTCTTCTCCAGCGGCTGGCAGCTACAAGGCCCCTTCACCTGCTCCCACTGCCCCCCCATTGCCTGGCGGCATGggagcccctgctccccacctaCCACCACTACCACTGAGCGCTGCACAGATCAAGCAAGAGCCATCAGAGGAGTACGAGCCCCCGGAGAGCCCAATGCCGCCGGCTCGGAGTCCCTCACCAGCCCCCAAAGTGGTGGACGTACCAAGTCATGCCAGCCAGTCAGCCAG GTTCAACAAACACCTAGATCGTGGCTTCAACTCCTGCTCCCGTACAGACCTTTACTTCGTGCCCCTGGATGGCTCCAAACTCGCCAAAAAACGGGCGGATTTAGTAGAGAAGGTCCGCAGGGAGGCTGAACAGAAGGCCCGGGAGGAGAAGGAGCGGGAGAGGGAgcgggagagggagaaggagagagagagagaaaaggagagagaattgGAGAGAAGTGTG AAGATGGCTCAGGAGGGCCGGCCAGTGGAGTGTTCATCTCTCGGCCCTGTCGCTCACCGTCCATCCTTTGAGCAAGGCAGTGCCGTGGCTACCGTCCCGCCGTACCTGGGCCCCGACACTCCAGCTTTGCGCACGCTCAGCGAGTACGCCCGGCCCCATGTCATGTCCCCCAGCAACCGCAATCACCCCTTCTATGTGCCGCTGGGTGCTGTTGACCCCGGTCTGCTGGGCTATAATGTGCCAGCCATCTACAGCAGTGATCCAGCCACACGGGAACGGGAGCTGAGGGAACGGGAGGCCCGGGAACGAGACCTGCGGGACCGGGACCTGCGGGAGCGTCTCAAGCCTGGTTTTGAAGTCAAGCCAGCTGAGTTGGAGCAGCTCCATGCTgtgcctgctgctgccatggaTCCTTTCCCGCGCCATGGAGGGCTGGCTCTGCAAGCAGCCCCTGGCCTACACCCTGCTTTCCCCTTCCACCCAGGGCTGGGCCATCTGGAGCGGGAGCGGCTGGCACTCGCCACCGGCCCAGCCCTGCGTCCCGATATGTCATATGCTGAGCGACTGGCGGCTGAGCGGCAACATGCAGAGCGGGTAGCTGCCCTGAGCAATGACCCCCTGGCCCGACTGCAGATGCTCAATGTGACGCCCCATCATCACCAGCACTCACACATCCACTCCCATCTCCATCTGCACCAACAGGATGCCATTCATGCAG CCTCAGCCTCTGTTCACCCCCTTATTGACCCATTGGCCTCGGGGTCACATCTCACTCGGATCCCATACCCAGCTGGTACCATCCCCAACCCACTCCTTCCTCACCCACTACATGAGAATGAGGTGCTGCGCCACCAACTTTTCG CTGCCCCCTACAGGGACTTGCCGggatctctctctgctcccatgtCCGCAGCTCATCAGCTCCAGGCCATGCATGCACAGTCAGCAGAGCTGCAGCGTCTGgctctggagcagcagcaatggcTTCACGCCCATCACCCTCTGCATGGAGTGCCACTCCCTACACAGGAGGATTATTACAG TCACCTGAAGAAAGAAAGTGACAAACCCCTTTAA
- the C1H12orf57 gene encoding protein C10 isoform X1 — protein sequence MSSLQRPMAAPAQAPLGSLSAEQAKVVLAEVIKAFGSPENAQRMEEARDNACNDMGKMLQFLLPVATQIQQDVIKAYGFSNDGEGVLKFARLIKSYESQDPEIANMSGKLKAMFLPPMTLPPHGAGTGGVAAS from the exons ATGTCCAGCCTGCAGCGCCCCATGGCTGCTCCGGCCCAGGCCCCGCTGGGCTCGCTGAGCGCCGAGCAGGCCAAAG TGGTTCTGGCCGAGGTCATCAAGGCCTTCGGCTCCCCGGAGAATGCCCAGCGCATGGAGGAGGCCCGGGATAACGCCTGCAATGACATGGGCAAGATGCTGCAGTTCCTGCTGCCCGTGGCCACACAGATCCAGCAGGATGTGATCAAAGCCTATGGCTTCAGTAATGATGGAGAAG GGGTCCTGAAATTTGCCAGACTGATAAAATCTTATGAGTCCCAGGACCCAGAGATTGCAAACATGTCCGGGAAGCTAAAAGCCATGTTCCTGCCTCCAATGACACTGCCCCCAcatggggctgggacagggggtgtggCTGCCTCCTGA
- the C1H12orf57 gene encoding protein C10 isoform X2, which produces MEEARDNACNDMGKMLQFLLPVATQIQQDVIKAYGFSNDGEGVLKFARLIKSYESQDPEIANMSGKLKAMFLPPMTLPPHGAGTGGVAAS; this is translated from the exons ATGGAGGAGGCCCGGGATAACGCCTGCAATGACATGGGCAAGATGCTGCAGTTCCTGCTGCCCGTGGCCACACAGATCCAGCAGGATGTGATCAAAGCCTATGGCTTCAGTAATGATGGAGAAG GGGTCCTGAAATTTGCCAGACTGATAAAATCTTATGAGTCCCAGGACCCAGAGATTGCAAACATGTCCGGGAAGCTAAAAGCCATGTTCCTGCCTCCAATGACACTGCCCCCAcatggggctgggacagggggtgtggCTGCCTCCTGA